In Candidatus Marinimicrobia bacterium CG08_land_8_20_14_0_20_45_22, a single genomic region encodes these proteins:
- the gvpN gene encoding gas vesicle protein GvpN — MDEITTTVIAPSPKAGFVETWFIQDISERALKYIESGFPVHFRGRAGTGKTTLAMHLANKIGRPVVLIHGDEEFTTANLIGGEYGYRMRKIVDNFIHSVLKTEEDMTKRWVDNRLTVAAKNGFTLIYDEFTRSRPEANNILLSILEERILELPAARGGNPYLKVHPNFRAIFTSNPEEYAGTHETQDALRDRMITIDLEDFDEETEICITASASGLSKKDAKKIVSISRSLRNSDICEFAPTVRTSIMIAKTTGFQKINPDASNPLFHQICMDILTSQTMRYGPKRGDNRIRNLVEGLIDKYCSQTKPSQTEKMTIDKEVKNA, encoded by the coding sequence ATGGACGAGATCACAACAACGGTCATAGCGCCTTCCCCTAAAGCGGGATTTGTGGAAACCTGGTTTATACAGGACATTTCAGAAAGAGCATTAAAATACATTGAATCGGGATTTCCCGTGCATTTCAGAGGAAGAGCGGGGACCGGAAAAACCACTTTAGCAATGCATCTGGCGAATAAGATCGGTCGTCCGGTAGTGCTGATTCACGGTGATGAGGAATTTACCACCGCTAATCTGATTGGTGGTGAATATGGCTATCGGATGCGTAAAATTGTCGATAATTTTATCCACTCTGTGCTTAAAACTGAAGAGGATATGACAAAACGCTGGGTGGACAATCGGTTGACGGTTGCAGCCAAAAACGGATTTACCCTTATTTATGATGAATTTACCCGATCACGACCTGAAGCCAATAATATCCTTCTGTCAATATTGGAGGAAAGGATATTGGAGCTTCCGGCGGCACGCGGTGGCAATCCTTATCTGAAAGTTCATCCAAATTTCAGAGCCATCTTCACCAGTAATCCGGAAGAGTATGCCGGCACCCATGAAACTCAGGATGCCCTGAGAGACCGCATGATTACGATTGATCTCGAAGACTTTGATGAGGAAACCGAAATTTGCATAACAGCCTCAGCCTCCGGTCTTTCTAAAAAAGATGCTAAAAAAATTGTTTCAATTTCCAGATCGCTGCGTAACAGTGATATATGTGAGTTCGCTCCCACCGTCAGGACAAGTATTATGATCGCTAAAACAACCGGTTTCCAGAAAATCAATCCGGATGCATCCAATCCTTTATTTCACCAGATTTGTATGGATATTTTAACTTCGCAAACGATGCGCTATGGGCCTAAAAGAGGGGACAACCGGATCAGGAATTTGGTGGAAGGATTGATCGATAAGTATTGTTCTCAAACGAAACCTTCCCAAACTGAAAAAATGACGATCGACAAGGAGGTAAAAAATGCCTGA